ATTGTTTTATTGTCATtcacatatttaatataatagGACATGCAGCAAATGGCTAGGGGTTGTATGTAAAAAAACCTCCAGGTTGTGCAGGTTGCTCTATTTACACCTGGGAGCAGAGCTCTTCCCACATCAGGCACAGCAGCTGCACTTCTCCGACGCCCCTTTGCAGACGCAGCCCTGGGCACACTTGGCACAGCCCAcggggcagcaggagcagcagcctggggaagaagaggagagtgAGAGGTGGCAGTAGACTGGACCAGGCACCTCCCTGCCCCAATAGCAAGCCTGGCTCGAGCTCAGACGCCAGACCCAGAGGATGCTTTTTTTGTGTGCCACAGCTCTGTTCTGAAATCATAGATGGTACAGTT
This genomic window from Macaca mulatta isolate MMU2019108-1 chromosome 20, T2T-MMU8v2.0, whole genome shotgun sequence contains:
- the LOC709451 gene encoding metallothionein 1-like — its product is MDPNCSCAAGGSCTCAGSCKCKECKCTSCKKSCCSCCPVGCAKCAQGCVCKGASEKCSCCA